CAAAATCGCTACATTCACGGATTTAATCATTGCCTTGCCGGAAGAAACTTATGAATCATTTAGAAAAGGTACTTCTTCAATTATAGAAAATGGGCAGCATAATAGGATTCAGTTTATCAATCTAACTATTCTCACAAATGCGGAGATGGATGATCTGGAGTACCAAAAGAAGTATGGGTTCATTATTAAAGAATCAAAAATCGTTAATATCCACGGGAATCTTGAAGCGGATAAAGTTCAGGAAAGCCAAAGAGTTGTGGTTGGTACCCATACAATGCCAAAAGAGGACTGGATAAAAACGCGGGTGTTCGGCTGGATGGTATCCTTGCTTTATTTTAACAAACTTTTACAAGTGCCCTTTATAATTATGCGTAATAAATATTCGATTCCGTATCATGAATTATTCGATATTTTTATGTCGGCGGAAAAAACAGCGCCTATAATAAGTGAAATTAACAAGTTTTTTTGTGAGAAAGCAAATGATATACAAAACGGCGGGTATGAATACTGTGAATCAAAAGAATGGCTTAACATCTGGTGGCCGGCTGATGAGTTGATGTTAATAAAGCTTTGTACAGGAGATAGGCTGTCAGGCTTTTATCGTGAAGCTGAAGCGTTAATCGGTAAATACCTGGAAGCCAAGCATATTGACGGGTATAACGAATTACTGCACGAAGCTGTGGCGTTGAATCAGCAATTATTGAAAACACCGTTGCAGCAAACAGATCTTGTGGTAGATATGTCGTATAACATCTGGGATGTGTACCGTGCTAAACTTGCCGGTGAGAATGTTGAGCTGTCTAAAGGAAAGTATTGCTATGAAATCATGCGTACAGATAAAAAATGGCAGTCCTGGACTGACTGGTGCCGTGAAGTTATCTGGTGGTCAAATAAAGCAGGTGCATATCTATACTCATGTAAGAAAGTAGATAAATGAAATTAAAAAATAAGGTAGCTATAATTACCGGCGGTGCAGGGGGTATTGGTAGAATACTCGTCAGTACTTTTATCAACGAAGGCGCGGTTGTTGTTGTTACAGATATTAACAGTGCGCAACTGAATAAAATCCCGGTGAAAACCGATAGGTTGATAAAGATTAAAGCCGATATCTCAAAAGTTAAGGATGTAAAGTTACTGTTAAACAAAACTATCAGTAGTTTTGGTACGGTGGATATACTTGTGAACGCTGCTGCAGTCCAAACTCCAGTTGGCATACTTACGGAAGTGGATAGTAATGACTGGATAAAGACTGTTAATATTAATTTAGTCGGGACAATGTTATGCTGTAAACACGTACTACCGGTTATGCTCTCAAAGAAAAAAGGTAAAATAATAAACTTCGCAGGTGGCGGTGCAACATTCCCGAGGAAATATTTTTCTGCCTATGCCGTATCAAAAACTGCAATTGTGAGGTTCACGGAGATAATCGCGGAAGAAGTTAAAGGACGGGGTGTTGATATCAACGCAATATCACCGGGTTCGGTTTATACCGGGATGATCGAAGACATAATCCGTGCCGGTAAAAAAGCAGGGGCCAGTGATTTAAAGACAGCGGTAAAAGTAAAAAACGGCGGCGGGGTATCACCGGAATTAGCGGCGAATCTGTGCGTGTACTTAGCTTCGGATGAATCTGATGGAATTACAGGAAAACTTATAAGCGCAGTATGGGATAACTGGAAAGGTTTTTCAAAGAATATGTCCAAGATAAAAAACTCGTCATTGTACACGCTAAGACGGGTTGATGGTATCAAAATCAAAGAAAGTGGACTGAGATAATAGAATAATAGTATGGAAAAAATTAAAGCATTACTTCTCGGTGATTCTCTGGAAGATGCGGTTAATGATTACGCTGTGGGTGTACTGGGAACCCTCCGCAGAAATATTGAGATCCTGACATTAGATTATAAAAAACTATACTGCAGCCATGGCTTGTATGGTATGCAAGAGTATATAAAAACATTTATTGAAAAAAACAATATTAATACTATATTCTACTGGCCAGGCCCCGCGAATTTTGATTTTAACGTACATTTTTTTGAAAAATTACGGAGAAACTGTTTTGTAGTGATGTGGATTGGCGGGGATACAGAACATTACTTTGAAGGAAGAGACCAGTATTACGCGCAGGCAATGGATTATGTCATTAATGACGAATTAATAGCGCCGTATAAGTTTAATCAGATAGGGATAGCTTCTGCGTATTTCCCAAACGCATGTGACCGGGAACATTATCATAAAATTGAAGGGTTGAAGTTAGATACCGATGTGTCATTCATAGGGCTACTCAGCGATAAAATCGGGCGGAGAGAGTATGTTAAGTATCTTGAAGAAAACAGTGTCAATATCAAAACATACGGCGTGGATTCTGTTAACGGTACAATCTCACGTGAAGAAAAAGTGGCGTTGTTTAACAGGACAAAAATTAATCTTAATTTTACCGGAACTGCAGAAGTTACGCGTTTAACAAGAAATAACAGAATCAACAGGAGAAAAAAGCAAGTTAAGGGAAGAGTGATTGAGATAACGCTTTCCGGTGGATTTGTATTATCCGAATATGTACCCAGCCTTGAGCATTTATTTGTTATTGGCAAAGAAATTGATGTTTTTTATGATAAAGAAGAATTACTGGAGAAAGTCAGGTACTACCTTAATAATGAAGAACAACGGGTAAGTATTGCGCAATGCGGGTATGATCGTTCGGTTAAGGATTATGATATACAACTTGCAGTACCAAGATTATTGGCTAAATTAGAGGAATATCGCGCTAATAAGAAGTACAGGCCATCCGAGATATATCTTGACCCGGAATTCATAAGGAATTATTCAACATATAGGATACACTGGATACTAAAGTTTCTTAAAGCATCGAACTTGAACCTGGTTTTTGAAGAACTAAAAATTGTAATGAAATATATGAAGATAGACTGGTATCAGGTACGCGTATTTTTTATTGAAGAGATACTAGACAATTTTCCAAAACTGAAATCTGTACTAAAACGTATAGTTGAAGGAAAACAGAAAGTTTAACAACACAAATTAATTTTGTATACTAAATATAGTAAGCCAAGATGTAAAGAGAGTTGCAGGGTTGTGTAGAGTAAGGATATGGTATGGCAAAAATAATAGATTTTAATTATTTAAAAAATAAAGCTAAATACGTAAAAATTGAGACATTAAAGATTCATAAAAT
This portion of the Elusimicrobiota bacterium genome encodes:
- a CDS encoding SDR family oxidoreductase, whose protein sequence is MKLKNKVAIITGGAGGIGRILVSTFINEGAVVVVTDINSAQLNKIPVKTDRLIKIKADISKVKDVKLLLNKTISSFGTVDILVNAAAVQTPVGILTEVDSNDWIKTVNINLVGTMLCCKHVLPVMLSKKKGKIINFAGGGATFPRKYFSAYAVSKTAIVRFTEIIAEEVKGRGVDINAISPGSVYTGMIEDIIRAGKKAGASDLKTAVKVKNGGGVSPELAANLCVYLASDESDGITGKLISAVWDNWKGFSKNMSKIKNSSLYTLRRVDGIKIKESGLR
- a CDS encoding glycosyltransferase — encoded protein: MEKIKALLLGDSLEDAVNDYAVGVLGTLRRNIEILTLDYKKLYCSHGLYGMQEYIKTFIEKNNINTIFYWPGPANFDFNVHFFEKLRRNCFVVMWIGGDTEHYFEGRDQYYAQAMDYVINDELIAPYKFNQIGIASAYFPNACDREHYHKIEGLKLDTDVSFIGLLSDKIGRREYVKYLEENSVNIKTYGVDSVNGTISREEKVALFNRTKINLNFTGTAEVTRLTRNNRINRRKKQVKGRVIEITLSGGFVLSEYVPSLEHLFVIGKEIDVFYDKEELLEKVRYYLNNEEQRVSIAQCGYDRSVKDYDIQLAVPRLLAKLEEYRANKKYRPSEIYLDPEFIRNYSTYRIHWILKFLKASNLNLVFEELKIVMKYMKIDWYQVRVFFIEEILDNFPKLKSVLKRIVEGKQKV